The genomic segment TCGGACGGATCGCGCACACGGAAGGATCCATCCCCCGGGCACGCGACGCGTACAACCGCGCGGTCGCGACCTTCCGCCTCATCCACGATCGGATCGAGCTCGCCCGCACGCTGGAGGAACGAGCGACGCTCGAGACGATCTCCGAGCAGGATCTCAACAAGGCACGGAGTCTTTACAGACGGGCGGGCATCATCACAGACAAAGAAGAGTCGAGAGTCGCGACCGGCAGGCGCATCTCCGGGAAGACCGCTGTGTGCCGGAAGAACGACCCCTTTGCGGCGATCGTCACCCACTCCCCAATCCTGCTCGAGAAGATCGAGACCGCGCGGCGGGTTGCTTCCGCCGACTGTCCCGTGCTTCTCACAGGGGAGACGGGGACAGGGAAGGAGCTCTTTGCCCGGGCGATTCACGAAGCGGGCCGTCCTAGTAGTCCATTCATTGCGTTGAACTGCGCGGCGCTCTCGGAGAACCTGCTGGACGGCGAGCTGTTCGGGCACACGGCAGGAGCGTTCACCGGCGCAACCCGCGCCAAGCGAGGACTCCTCGAGGCCGCTGCTGGGGGAACTCTCTTCCTCGACGAGATCGACAAGTCCTCTCCTGCTTTCCAAGCGAAACTCCTGCGTTTCATCGACACCGGTGAGGTTCGAAGGGTAGGGGAGACAGAAACCCGGCGATCGACGGCCCGCGTTGTTTCCGCGTCGAACCGGAATTCGCGGGCTCTGTCCGAAAGCGGCCGTCTGTTGCCCGAGCTGATCTACCGGCTGCGGGGAGTGGAAATCGCGCTTCCTCCGCTCCGTGAGCGAACAGAAGACATCGTCCTTCTCGCCGAGCGTTTCCTCTCCATTTCTTCCGGTATGGGGAGCCGATCCCTACGTCTTGCCGATGAGACGATCGAAGCACTCCTCGTGTATCGCTGGCCAGGGAACGTTCGAGAGTTGAAGCATGAGATGGAACGAGCCGTTCTGCTTTCTGAGAAACCGGTCGTCGGACCCGAAGTCCTCGCCCTGGACGACGAGAGTACCTCCCTCGAAGACGAGACTCGAATTCGCCCCACGACCGCGGAGGAGAGGACCATCCGGCAAGCATTGGGGCGGTCGAACGGGAACGTTTCGTGCGCCGCGGCGCGGCTCGGCCTATCTCGCGTCACTTTGTATCGTAGACTCCGGGTCCACGGCATTGCTTTGAGCTTCTATCGAACTGGACCGTGCGTTCGGTCCGCACGCGGTTCTCGCAAGCCTTGAACCGAAAAGCCTCCACCCGACGGCGCCGGCACTTCCTGCGCCTCCCCTGAAGTAGCGGGGCCTCGAGCCTGCCCTTCCCCTACAGCACACCCCACCCGAAGACATCCGACAAAGGAGAGAAGCTCCTCAAAAGCTCCCTCCCGCGTCTGAGGAAAACCCTCACGAAGTGATGATACTATCTCAGAAGGATGATCTTTGTTACCCTCGTATCCGGCCCTGCATCCAGGTGGGCGAAGTAGACACCGGATGCGGACTGTCGGCCTTGCTCGTTCCGTCCGTCCCAACCGGCCTCATGTGTTCCAGCCGTCCGCCGCTCTCCATCCACGAGCGTTGCCACGCACCGACCCGCGAGGTCGTAGATCCGCAAGCTCACTCGTCTCTCCTCCGGCAAGTCGAATCGGATCGTCGTTGCCGGATTGAACGGATTGGGTAAGCATGTCAGAACGATTCGCGGCCCAACGGAGGCTTTTTCCTCTTCCACCCCCACACAGGTGAGACCGTGAGGAGGAATCGGGAATCCGAAGACCCCGACCCCGCGCAAGTAGGGCTTCATGCTGCGTTCCTCGATCCCCATTTGGCGGTATGCTCGGAAAACTTGCTCTTGGTACACGGGCGACGGTTTGAACAGATGCTCCGTGTACATCTTCGCCCATTCCGTGTGCATGCCGCACCAACCCCCGACAAGATGGGCGCACGCACCGACAATCGACGGGTAGACTGCAGGATCGGCGGCCATGAGAGCCTTCAGCAGGCTTGGATACCATTGCGGATTGTTCCGATGCGTGTCCCCGATTCCGCATCCCGGCCCGTGGAGAATGAACCGCTGTCTTGTCTTCAGCGAATCCAGAGCGAATGGAGGATTCTGCGTCCACGTCGGGAAATAGCACCAATTCGAGCGGTTCGACACCTGTCCGGAGATGAAGACGCCCCCGACGCTTGCGTCCACGCTTGCGCACCAGTCGCGCAGGCGTCCGCCGAAGTTGTAGCAGCCATAATCGCTGTCCTTCAGCAGTAGCGTCGGGACCTGCTCGCTCTCGAACCTCGCTTTGACTTCCAAAAGGGTCGCAAGCGGCTCCGCAACCGCGGTGCAGCTCGCTGTTCTGTCCCCAACGGTAAAGAGCGTTCGATTGCTCGGCTCGACCCGAATGCCGTTCAGCCATTCCATCGTGGAGGAGACTTCTCGCGTAATCTCTTGGTACGTGAACCCCACGACGCGTGTCCAAGGCAGGTCGGCCAGAGTATCGCCGTCCACGTCAAAGGTCATCGCATCGGAAGCACAGGCCCACCAACAGCCACTGTCCACGTCCGCTGGGTAGTACATCCCGACGATGTTCTTGTAGGGCTCAAGCCCCTCGTTCGCTTCTCCCACAATGACGAACATCGGGAGTCGCGGGTGTCCCGCCTCCATCGCGTCCGCGTAAACGGCTTGAGCGAGCGCGTGAAGCTCATCCGGATCAGGCGTCGACAGGAGCACCGTCGTGCTCGTGAAACCGCGGCTCGCCCACCAATCTCGAACGGGCGCCGAGGCGTTCAGCAAATCCTGGAATCGGCTCACGTAGTAGAAATCGCGTACGACCGGGGAGCGTTGCGGCGGGGAGCCCTTCCACTCCCCCGGCTCGACCAGCCGGCTGTGCCATCCCTCGACAAGCTCGTTCATGGCGCGCAGGCCGTCGAGGTTCTTGGGAGGCTCGGAGAGGGGAAAGGACCTTGTCTCGGAGCCCACGGATCCGTCCCCGCAGGTCTCGATGACTCGGTAGGAGGCATAGCTTCGCGGCAATCGGACCTCGTAGTAGTGCGGCTTTCCCGGCGCTCCTGCTGCCGGAACGGTCTCGACCGGAACTCCGTCGCCGAACACCGTGAAGGATCGGGATCCTCGCTCGGGATCAGTGATCCACCACACTCGGCTTCCGCCGCCTTCCTCCGCGAACGCGCCCATCCCTTCGAAACTCGCGGCAATCGATGTGTCCAAGTCCACGGCGACATAAGATACCTTGTACTGATCCCGGTTCGGTCCCCGCCCGTCGTACCCGATCGGATTCTGATTCCCGTCCAGGTACTGCCCGTTAACGGATCGTGCGACGGCCGAATCGATAAGGACGCCACAACCGCTCCCGACCCGCATCGGCGAGACGCGATACGCGATTCGCGTATCCGATACCCACTCGGCGTTCTTCGCGAGAATCCAGCCGCCGAACACATGTCCGTATCCCTGGACGATCCGCCGCGGATCCACGGTCCTGTCCATGTTGCAGTCGAACTCCATGTACCCGTCGATTCCACCGACCGAACTTCCGGATGGCGGATAGACCGCGGCGACGGTCGGCGAAAGAACCATCGTACTGTCTCCGAAGTACTTGAGCTCCATGCCCTG from the Candidatus Eisenbacteria bacterium genome contains:
- a CDS encoding sigma 54-interacting transcriptional regulator — protein: GRIAHTEGSIPRARDAYNRAVATFRLIHDRIELARTLEERATLETISEQDLNKARSLYRRAGIITDKEESRVATGRRISGKTAVCRKNDPFAAIVTHSPILLEKIETARRVASADCPVLLTGETGTGKELFARAIHEAGRPSSPFIALNCAALSENLLDGELFGHTAGAFTGATRAKRGLLEAAAGGTLFLDEIDKSSPAFQAKLLRFIDTGEVRRVGETETRRSTARVVSASNRNSRALSESGRLLPELIYRLRGVEIALPPLRERTEDIVLLAERFLSISSGMGSRSLRLADETIEALLVYRWPGNVRELKHEMERAVLLSEKPVVGPEVLALDDESTSLEDETRIRPTTAEERTIRQALGRSNGNVSCAAARLGLSRVTLYRRLRVHGIALSFYRTGPCVRSARGSRKP